The genomic interval AGCTGGCTGAGTGCTATAACAGGGACCCTCAGCTCCTTTGCCAGTCCCTTAAGAGAACGGGATATCTCAGATATCTCCTGCTCTCTCCTCTCGAAGCCGCCCCTGCTCCTCATGAGCTGGAGGTAGTCAACGACCACCAGACCGAGACCGCCATGATGTTCAATCTTTAATCGTCTCGCCTTTGCCCTCATCTCGAGAACCGTTGTTCCCGATGAATCATCGATAAAGATCGGCGCCTCGGCAAGCCTTCCGGCAGCGCTCGTCAGTTTATGCCAGTCCTCCTTCTTGATGAACCCCTTCCTCACGCTGTTTGAATCGACCATCGCCTCAGCGCAGAGCATTCTCAGGGCGAGCTGTTCCTTCGACATTTCGAGACTGAAAATAGCGACAGGCTCCCTCGCCTCAAGGGCCACGTGTTGCGCAATATTCAGTCCCAGGGCAGTCTTGCCCATGGACGGCCTGCCCCCGATGACAATGAGATCGCCGGGCTGAAACCCTGTTGTTAACTCATCGAGGTCAGTAAATCCCGAGGGTACTCCTGTGATCGCCTCTTTCCGGTCATAGAGGTGCTCTATCATCTCAAAGCTGCTCTTTATCACCTCCTTGAGAGGATAAAAGGACGTCTTCGTACGTCTGTCGGATATGTTGAAGATGGACCTTTCGGCAAAATCGACGAGTTCATCAGGCTCGAGGGAAGACTCATAAACCTTTGCTGCAATCTCTGTCGTTGAAGAGAGGAGACCCCGGAGAAGGGCCTTCTCCTTGATGATCTTCGAATGGTACCGGATATTCGCAGCCGTCGGGACCTGGCCGGCGACGCTCGAAAGATAGGTGACGCCTCCCACAGCCTCGAGGTCGTTCTTGCGCTTGAGGGTATCGGTGACCGTGATGAGGTCTATGGCCTCGTTCTTTTCATAGAGTTCTATCATCGCATCAAAGATCCTCCGGTGAGCTTCCCGGTAAAAATCGTCGGGGGAAAGGATCTCCAATGCCTTTGAGATGGCCTCGTTGTCTAAGAGGATAGCGCCGAGGACAGACTGTTCCGCCTCAACATTCTGAGGAGGGAGCCTGTCAAGGGCTAAATCGCCGTCCCTCATTCCGGTACTACTTGTATGGTTACCTGGGAAGTGACATCATGGTGGAGTTTCACGCCGACAGAGAAGGTGCCGAGCCTCTTTATCGGCTCATCAAGGACGATCTTTTTCCTGTCGACATCGAAGCCTTCCTTCTTGAGTGCCTCTGCAATATCCATGGTTGTAATAGAACCGAAGAGCTTCTCTTCCTCACCCGCCTTAGCGCCCAGAGTGAGTGTGAGACTCGACAGCCTTTCCGACAGGCTC from Thermodesulfovibrionales bacterium carries:
- the dnaB gene encoding replicative DNA helicase, with product MRDGDLALDRLPPQNVEAEQSVLGAILLDNEAISKALEILSPDDFYREAHRRIFDAMIELYEKNEAIDLITVTDTLKRKNDLEAVGGVTYLSSVAGQVPTAANIRYHSKIIKEKALLRGLLSSTTEIAAKVYESSLEPDELVDFAERSIFNISDRRTKTSFYPLKEVIKSSFEMIEHLYDRKEAITGVPSGFTDLDELTTGFQPGDLIVIGGRPSMGKTALGLNIAQHVALEAREPVAIFSLEMSKEQLALRMLCAEAMVDSNSVRKGFIKKEDWHKLTSAAGRLAEAPIFIDDSSGTTVLEMRAKARRLKIEHHGGLGLVVVDYLQLMRSRGGFERREQEISEISRSLKGLAKELRVPVIALSQLNRGVEQRHDKRPTLADLRESGAIEQDADVIIFLYRDEVYNKENPTNKGKAEVIIAKQRNGPTDTVHLTFLSSCTRFAQYTATEYRSEDVF
- the rplI gene encoding 50S ribosomal protein L9, translated to MKVILKEDVKSLGTVGSVVNVADGYARNYLIPKHLAAEANTKNIKALEHEKKKIEEQAKKIKNAALSLSERLSSLTLTLGAKAGEEEKLFGSITTMDIAEALKKEGFDVDRKKIVLDEPIKRLGTFSVGVKLHHDVTSQVTIQVVPE